A window of Phocoena phocoena chromosome 6, mPhoPho1.1, whole genome shotgun sequence contains these coding sequences:
- the TSC1 gene encoding hamartin isoform X4 produces MAQQANIGELLSMLDSPMLSVRDDVTAVFKENLNSDRGPVLVNTLVDYYLETNSQPVLHILTTLQEPHDKVDTDAIVLTTGALVLVTVLPMIPQSGKQHLRDFFDIFGRLSSWCLKKPGHVTEIYLVHLHASVYALFHRLYGMYPCNFVSFLRSHYSMKENLETFEEVVKPMMEHVRIHPELVTGSKDHELDPRRWKRLETHDVVIECAKISLDPTEASYEDGYSVSHQISARFPHRSADVTASSYVDTQNSYGNATSTPHSTSRLMLLNTPGQLPQTLSSLSTRLLTEPPQATLWSPSVVCGMTTPPTSPGNVPPDLSHPYSKVFGTAGRKGTPLGTPATSPPPAPPCHSDDYVHISLPQAMATAPKKEERTDSARPCLHRQHHLPNDRGLEELPGSKGSVALSDLPGFLGGLASEEDSIEKDKEEAAISKELSEITTADAEPLAPRGGFDSPFYRDSLPGCPRKTHSAVSSAQGTGANPEPLNSALDRLGPDTPKQAFTPIDLPCGGAEESPAGDREHQASLESSILTPSPFKIPPQRGVGFGGGQPPPYDHLFEVALPKTARHFVSKKTEGLLKKAKGNTEEDFMPSASPMEVLDRLIQQGADAHSKELNRLSLPSKSVDWTHFGGSAPSDETRALRNQLLLLHDQLLYERFKRQQHALRNRRLLRKVTRAAALEEHNAAMKDQLKLQEKDIQIWKVSLQKEQARYSQLQEQRDTVVTQLHSQIRQLQHDREEFYNQSQELQTKLEDCRNMIAELRIELKKANSKLSNSESVQQQMEFLNRQLLVLGEVNELYLEQLQNKHSDTTKEVEMMKTAYRKELEKNRSHVLQQNQRLDTAQKRILELESHLAKKDHLLLEQKKYLEDVKLQARGQLQAAESRYEAQKRITQVFELEILDLYGRLEKDGLLKKLEEEKTEAAEAAEERLDCCRDGCSDSVTGHNNEEASGPNGETKPPRPGGARGGSGSRGGGGGSSSSSSGGGSELSTPEKPPNPRVGPCSSRWETAVGEPTTGIPMTVGSLPSSKSFLGMKARELFRNKSESQCDEDSLTSSSLSETLKTELGKDSGVEAKPPLNLDGPQPPPPKPDSVGQLRIMDYNEAQHEHS; encoded by the exons ATGGCCCAACAAGCAAATATTGGGGAGCTCCTCTCCATGTTGGATTCCCCCATGCTGAGTGTGCGTGATGATGTAACAGCTGTCTTTAAAGAGAACCTCAATTCTG ACCGTGGTCCGGTGCTTGTGAACACCTTGGTGGATTATTACCTGGAAACCAATTCTCAGCCTGTATTGCACATCCTGACTACCTTGCAAGAGCCACATGATAAG GTGGACACGGACGCCATTGTCCTCACAACAGGGGCCTTAGTGTTGGTAACCGTGCTACCGATGATTCCACAGTCGGGGAAGCAGCACCTTCGtgatttctttgatatttttggcCGTCTTTCGTCATGGTGCCTGAAGAAACCAG gccACGTAACGGAAATCTATCTCGTCCACCTCCACGCCAGCGTTTACGCTCTCTTCCATCGCCTGTATGGGATGTACCCTTGCAACTTTGTCTCCTTCCTACGTTCTCACTACAGTATGAAGGAGAACCTGGAGACTTTTGAAGAGGTGGTCAAG CCAATGATGGAGCATGTGCGAATTCACCCAGAATTAGTGACTGGATccaaggaccatgaactggaccCTCGAAG GTGGAAGAGATTAGAAACACATGATGTTGTCATAGAATGTGCCAAAATCTCTCTGGACCCTACAGAAGCCTCATATGAAGATGGCTATTCTGTGTCTCACCAAATCTCAGCCCGTTTTCCTCATCGTTCAGCCGATGTCACCGCCAGCTCTTATGTTGACACACAGAATAGCTATG GCAATGCTACTTCTACCCCTCACTCCACTTCTCGGCTGATGTTGTTAAACACGCCAGGGCAGCTACCTCAGACTCTGAGTTCCCTGTCGACACGGCTGTTAACTGAGCCGCCACAA GCTACTCTTTGGAGCCCATCTGTGGTTTGTGGGATGACCACTCCTCCAACTTCTCCTGGAAATGTCCCACCTGATTTGTCACACCCTTACAGTAAAGTCTTTGGTACAGCGG GTAGAAAAGGAACTCCTCTGGGAACCCCTGCAacctctcctcctccagccccaccctgccATTCGGACGACTACGTGCACATTTCACTCCCGCAGGCCATGGCCACAGCCCCCAAGAAG gaagagagaacagattCTGCAAGGCCCTGTCTACATAGACAACACCATCTTCCGAATGACAGAGGATTAG AAGAGCTGCCTGGGAGCAAAGGGTCTGTCGCTCTCAGTGACCTGCCAGGGTTTTTAGGTGGCCTGGCTTCTGAAGAAGATAGCAttgaaaaggataaagaagaag CGGCAATATCTAAAGAACTCTCCGAGATCACAACAGCCGACGCCGAGCCCCTAGCTCCTCGCGGAGGCTTTGACTCTCCCTTCTACCGGGACAGTCTCCCGGGCTGCCCGCGGAAGACCCACTCAGCTGTCTCCAGTGCCCAGGGCACCGGTGCGAACCCTGAGCCTCTGAACTCCGCCCTGGACAGGCTGGGGCCTGACACCCCAAAGCAAGCCTTTACCCCCATAGACCTGCCCTGCGGAGGCGCCGAGGAGAGCCCTGCCGGGGACAGAGAGCACCAGGCCTCTCTGGAGAGCAGCATCCTCACTCCCAGCCCTTTTAAAATCCCACCTCAGAGGGGAGTGGGGTTTGGCGGTGGGCAGCCTCCCCCATACGATCATCTTTTTGAGGTGGCACTGCCAAAGACTGCCCGTCATTTTGTCAGCAAGAAGACGGAGGGACTGCTAAAGAAAGCAAAAGGGAACACGGAGGAGGACTTcatgccctctgcctcccccatGGAAGTGCTGGACAGACTGATACAGCAAGGGGCAGACGCGCACAGCAAGGAGCTCAACAG gTTGTCTTTACCCAGCAAGTCTGTCGACTGGACCCACTTCGGAG GCTCCGCTCCCTCAGATGAGACCCGCGCCCTCCGTAACCAGTTGCTTTTACTGCACGACCAGTTACTCTATGAGCGTTTTAAGAGGCAGCAGCACGCACTTCGGAACAGGCGGCTCCTGCGCAAGGTGACCAGGGCAGCCGCTCTGGAGGAGCACAACGCTGCCATG AAAGACCAGTTGAAGTTACAAGAGAAAGACATCCAGATATGGAAGGTTAGTCTGCAGAAGGAACAAGCCAGATACAGTCAGCTTCAGGAGCAGCGAGACACGGTGGTCACCCAGCTCCACAGCCAGATCAGACAGCTTCAGCATGACCGGGAGGAGTTCTACAACCAGAGCCAGGAGTTACAG ACGAAGCTGGAGGACTGCAGGAACATGATCGCGGAGCTGCGCATAGAACTGAAGAAGGCCAACAGCAAG CTCTCAAATAGTGAGTCGGTCCAACAGCAGATGGAGTTCTTGAACAGGCAGCTGTTGGTTCTTGGGGAAGTCAACGAGCTGTATTTGGAACAACTGCAGAACAAGCATTCAGACACCACAAAG gaaGTAGAAATGATGAAAACTGCATATcggaaagaactagaaaaaaacagaagccatGTTCTCCAGCAGAATCAGAGGCTGGATACTGCTCAGAAACGGATTTTGGAACTGGAATCTCATCTAGCCAAGAAAGACCACCTTCTTttggaacagaaaaaatatttagaggaTGTCAAACTCCAGGCAAG AGGACAGCTGCAGGCCGCAGAGAGCAGGTATGAAGCTCAGAAGAGGATCACCCAAGTGTTTGAATTGGAGATCTTAGATTTATACGGCAGGTTGGAGAAGGATGGCCTCCTGAAaaaacttgaagaagaaaaaacagaagcagcCGAAGCAGCGGAAGAAAG GCTCGACTGTTGTCGTGACGGCTGCTCGGATTCTGTGACAGGGCACAACAATGAAGAGGCATCTGGCCCTAACGGGGAGACCAAGCCCCCCAGGCCCGGCGGCGCCCGGGGCGGTAGCGGAAGTAGAGGAGGCggaggcggcagcagcagcagcagcagcggcggcggcagtgAGCTTTCTACCCCAGAGAAACCCCCAAACCCGAGGGTGGGCCCATGCAGCAGTCGGTGGGAGACTGCCGTGGGAGAGCCCACTACGGGCATCCCTATGACTGTCGGCTCACTTCCTAGTTCAAAAAGCTTCCTGGGCATGAAGGCTCGAGAGCTATTTCGTAATAAGAGTGAGAGCCAGTGCGATGAGGACAGCCTGACCAGCAGTAGCCTTTCTGAGACCCTAAAGACAGAGCTGGGCAAAGACTCGGGTGTGGAAGCCAAGCCACCCCTGAACCTAGACGGCCCGCAGCCACCTCCCCCAAAGCCAGACAGCGTGGGACAGCTCCGCATCATGGACTACAACGAGGCACAGCACGAGCACAGCTAG
- the TSC1 gene encoding hamartin isoform X1, which produces MAQQANIGELLSMLDSPMLSVRDDVTAVFKENLNSDRGPVLVNTLVDYYLETNSQPVLHILTTLQEPHDKHLLDKMNEYVGKAASRLSTLSLLGHVVRLQPSWKHKLSQAPLLPSLLKCLKVDTDAIVLTTGALVLVTVLPMIPQSGKQHLRDFFDIFGRLSSWCLKKPGHVTEIYLVHLHASVYALFHRLYGMYPCNFVSFLRSHYSMKENLETFEEVVKPMMEHVRIHPELVTGSKDHELDPRRWKRLETHDVVIECAKISLDPTEASYEDGYSVSHQISARFPHRSADVTASSYVDTQNSYGNATSTPHSTSRLMLLNTPGQLPQTLSSLSTRLLTEPPQATLWSPSVVCGMTTPPTSPGNVPPDLSHPYSKVFGTAGRKGTPLGTPATSPPPAPPCHSDDYVHISLPQAMATAPKKEERTDSARPCLHRQHHLPNDRGLEELPGSKGSVALSDLPGFLGGLASEEDSIEKDKEEAAISKELSEITTADAEPLAPRGGFDSPFYRDSLPGCPRKTHSAVSSAQGTGANPEPLNSALDRLGPDTPKQAFTPIDLPCGGAEESPAGDREHQASLESSILTPSPFKIPPQRGVGFGGGQPPPYDHLFEVALPKTARHFVSKKTEGLLKKAKGNTEEDFMPSASPMEVLDRLIQQGADAHSKELNRLSLPSKSVDWTHFGGSAPSDETRALRNQLLLLHDQLLYERFKRQQHALRNRRLLRKVTRAAALEEHNAAMKDQLKLQEKDIQIWKVSLQKEQARYSQLQEQRDTVVTQLHSQIRQLQHDREEFYNQSQELQTKLEDCRNMIAELRIELKKANSKVCHTELLLSQVSQKLSNSESVQQQMEFLNRQLLVLGEVNELYLEQLQNKHSDTTKEVEMMKTAYRKELEKNRSHVLQQNQRLDTAQKRILELESHLAKKDHLLLEQKKYLEDVKLQARGQLQAAESRYEAQKRITQVFELEILDLYGRLEKDGLLKKLEEEKTEAAEAAEERLDCCRDGCSDSVTGHNNEEASGPNGETKPPRPGGARGGSGSRGGGGGSSSSSSGGGSELSTPEKPPNPRVGPCSSRWETAVGEPTTGIPMTVGSLPSSKSFLGMKARELFRNKSESQCDEDSLTSSSLSETLKTELGKDSGVEAKPPLNLDGPQPPPPKPDSVGQLRIMDYNEAQHEHS; this is translated from the exons ATGGCCCAACAAGCAAATATTGGGGAGCTCCTCTCCATGTTGGATTCCCCCATGCTGAGTGTGCGTGATGATGTAACAGCTGTCTTTAAAGAGAACCTCAATTCTG ACCGTGGTCCGGTGCTTGTGAACACCTTGGTGGATTATTACCTGGAAACCAATTCTCAGCCTGTATTGCACATCCTGACTACCTTGCAAGAGCCACATGATAAG CACCTCTTGGACAAAATGAATGAATACGTGGGCAAAGCCGCCTCTCGGTTATCCACCCTCTCGTTACTGGGCCACGTTGTGAGGCTGCAGCCGTCTTGGAAGCATAAGCTCTCTCAAGCACCTCTTTTGCCTTCTTTACTAAAATGTCTCAAG GTGGACACGGACGCCATTGTCCTCACAACAGGGGCCTTAGTGTTGGTAACCGTGCTACCGATGATTCCACAGTCGGGGAAGCAGCACCTTCGtgatttctttgatatttttggcCGTCTTTCGTCATGGTGCCTGAAGAAACCAG gccACGTAACGGAAATCTATCTCGTCCACCTCCACGCCAGCGTTTACGCTCTCTTCCATCGCCTGTATGGGATGTACCCTTGCAACTTTGTCTCCTTCCTACGTTCTCACTACAGTATGAAGGAGAACCTGGAGACTTTTGAAGAGGTGGTCAAG CCAATGATGGAGCATGTGCGAATTCACCCAGAATTAGTGACTGGATccaaggaccatgaactggaccCTCGAAG GTGGAAGAGATTAGAAACACATGATGTTGTCATAGAATGTGCCAAAATCTCTCTGGACCCTACAGAAGCCTCATATGAAGATGGCTATTCTGTGTCTCACCAAATCTCAGCCCGTTTTCCTCATCGTTCAGCCGATGTCACCGCCAGCTCTTATGTTGACACACAGAATAGCTATG GCAATGCTACTTCTACCCCTCACTCCACTTCTCGGCTGATGTTGTTAAACACGCCAGGGCAGCTACCTCAGACTCTGAGTTCCCTGTCGACACGGCTGTTAACTGAGCCGCCACAA GCTACTCTTTGGAGCCCATCTGTGGTTTGTGGGATGACCACTCCTCCAACTTCTCCTGGAAATGTCCCACCTGATTTGTCACACCCTTACAGTAAAGTCTTTGGTACAGCGG GTAGAAAAGGAACTCCTCTGGGAACCCCTGCAacctctcctcctccagccccaccctgccATTCGGACGACTACGTGCACATTTCACTCCCGCAGGCCATGGCCACAGCCCCCAAGAAG gaagagagaacagattCTGCAAGGCCCTGTCTACATAGACAACACCATCTTCCGAATGACAGAGGATTAG AAGAGCTGCCTGGGAGCAAAGGGTCTGTCGCTCTCAGTGACCTGCCAGGGTTTTTAGGTGGCCTGGCTTCTGAAGAAGATAGCAttgaaaaggataaagaagaag CGGCAATATCTAAAGAACTCTCCGAGATCACAACAGCCGACGCCGAGCCCCTAGCTCCTCGCGGAGGCTTTGACTCTCCCTTCTACCGGGACAGTCTCCCGGGCTGCCCGCGGAAGACCCACTCAGCTGTCTCCAGTGCCCAGGGCACCGGTGCGAACCCTGAGCCTCTGAACTCCGCCCTGGACAGGCTGGGGCCTGACACCCCAAAGCAAGCCTTTACCCCCATAGACCTGCCCTGCGGAGGCGCCGAGGAGAGCCCTGCCGGGGACAGAGAGCACCAGGCCTCTCTGGAGAGCAGCATCCTCACTCCCAGCCCTTTTAAAATCCCACCTCAGAGGGGAGTGGGGTTTGGCGGTGGGCAGCCTCCCCCATACGATCATCTTTTTGAGGTGGCACTGCCAAAGACTGCCCGTCATTTTGTCAGCAAGAAGACGGAGGGACTGCTAAAGAAAGCAAAAGGGAACACGGAGGAGGACTTcatgccctctgcctcccccatGGAAGTGCTGGACAGACTGATACAGCAAGGGGCAGACGCGCACAGCAAGGAGCTCAACAG gTTGTCTTTACCCAGCAAGTCTGTCGACTGGACCCACTTCGGAG GCTCCGCTCCCTCAGATGAGACCCGCGCCCTCCGTAACCAGTTGCTTTTACTGCACGACCAGTTACTCTATGAGCGTTTTAAGAGGCAGCAGCACGCACTTCGGAACAGGCGGCTCCTGCGCAAGGTGACCAGGGCAGCCGCTCTGGAGGAGCACAACGCTGCCATG AAAGACCAGTTGAAGTTACAAGAGAAAGACATCCAGATATGGAAGGTTAGTCTGCAGAAGGAACAAGCCAGATACAGTCAGCTTCAGGAGCAGCGAGACACGGTGGTCACCCAGCTCCACAGCCAGATCAGACAGCTTCAGCATGACCGGGAGGAGTTCTACAACCAGAGCCAGGAGTTACAG ACGAAGCTGGAGGACTGCAGGAACATGATCGCGGAGCTGCGCATAGAACTGAAGAAGGCCAACAGCAAGGTGTGCCACACCGAGCTGCTGCTCAGCCAGGTGTCTCAGAAG CTCTCAAATAGTGAGTCGGTCCAACAGCAGATGGAGTTCTTGAACAGGCAGCTGTTGGTTCTTGGGGAAGTCAACGAGCTGTATTTGGAACAACTGCAGAACAAGCATTCAGACACCACAAAG gaaGTAGAAATGATGAAAACTGCATATcggaaagaactagaaaaaaacagaagccatGTTCTCCAGCAGAATCAGAGGCTGGATACTGCTCAGAAACGGATTTTGGAACTGGAATCTCATCTAGCCAAGAAAGACCACCTTCTTttggaacagaaaaaatatttagaggaTGTCAAACTCCAGGCAAG AGGACAGCTGCAGGCCGCAGAGAGCAGGTATGAAGCTCAGAAGAGGATCACCCAAGTGTTTGAATTGGAGATCTTAGATTTATACGGCAGGTTGGAGAAGGATGGCCTCCTGAAaaaacttgaagaagaaaaaacagaagcagcCGAAGCAGCGGAAGAAAG GCTCGACTGTTGTCGTGACGGCTGCTCGGATTCTGTGACAGGGCACAACAATGAAGAGGCATCTGGCCCTAACGGGGAGACCAAGCCCCCCAGGCCCGGCGGCGCCCGGGGCGGTAGCGGAAGTAGAGGAGGCggaggcggcagcagcagcagcagcagcggcggcggcagtgAGCTTTCTACCCCAGAGAAACCCCCAAACCCGAGGGTGGGCCCATGCAGCAGTCGGTGGGAGACTGCCGTGGGAGAGCCCACTACGGGCATCCCTATGACTGTCGGCTCACTTCCTAGTTCAAAAAGCTTCCTGGGCATGAAGGCTCGAGAGCTATTTCGTAATAAGAGTGAGAGCCAGTGCGATGAGGACAGCCTGACCAGCAGTAGCCTTTCTGAGACCCTAAAGACAGAGCTGGGCAAAGACTCGGGTGTGGAAGCCAAGCCACCCCTGAACCTAGACGGCCCGCAGCCACCTCCCCCAAAGCCAGACAGCGTGGGACAGCTCCGCATCATGGACTACAACGAGGCACAGCACGAGCACAGCTAG
- the TSC1 gene encoding hamartin isoform X3, whose product MAQQANIGELLSMLDSPMLSVRDDVTAVFKENLNSDRGPVLVNTLVDYYLETNSQPVLHILTTLQEPHDKVDTDAIVLTTGALVLVTVLPMIPQSGKQHLRDFFDIFGRLSSWCLKKPGHVTEIYLVHLHASVYALFHRLYGMYPCNFVSFLRSHYSMKENLETFEEVVKPMMEHVRIHPELVTGSKDHELDPRRWKRLETHDVVIECAKISLDPTEASYEDGYSVSHQISARFPHRSADVTASSYVDTQNSYGNATSTPHSTSRLMLLNTPGQLPQTLSSLSTRLLTEPPQATLWSPSVVCGMTTPPTSPGNVPPDLSHPYSKVFGTAGRKGTPLGTPATSPPPAPPCHSDDYVHISLPQAMATAPKKEERTDSARPCLHRQHHLPNDRGLEELPGSKGSVALSDLPGFLGGLASEEDSIEKDKEEAAISKELSEITTADAEPLAPRGGFDSPFYRDSLPGCPRKTHSAVSSAQGTGANPEPLNSALDRLGPDTPKQAFTPIDLPCGGAEESPAGDREHQASLESSILTPSPFKIPPQRGVGFGGGQPPPYDHLFEVALPKTARHFVSKKTEGLLKKAKGNTEEDFMPSASPMEVLDRLIQQGADAHSKELNRLSLPSKSVDWTHFGGSAPSDETRALRNQLLLLHDQLLYERFKRQQHALRNRRLLRKVTRAAALEEHNAAMKDQLKLQEKDIQIWKVSLQKEQARYSQLQEQRDTVVTQLHSQIRQLQHDREEFYNQSQELQTKLEDCRNMIAELRIELKKANSKVCHTELLLSQVSQKLSNSESVQQQMEFLNRQLLVLGEVNELYLEQLQNKHSDTTKEVEMMKTAYRKELEKNRSHVLQQNQRLDTAQKRILELESHLAKKDHLLLEQKKYLEDVKLQARGQLQAAESRYEAQKRITQVFELEILDLYGRLEKDGLLKKLEEEKTEAAEAAEERLDCCRDGCSDSVTGHNNEEASGPNGETKPPRPGGARGGSGSRGGGGGSSSSSSGGGSELSTPEKPPNPRVGPCSSRWETAVGEPTTGIPMTVGSLPSSKSFLGMKARELFRNKSESQCDEDSLTSSSLSETLKTELGKDSGVEAKPPLNLDGPQPPPPKPDSVGQLRIMDYNEAQHEHS is encoded by the exons ATGGCCCAACAAGCAAATATTGGGGAGCTCCTCTCCATGTTGGATTCCCCCATGCTGAGTGTGCGTGATGATGTAACAGCTGTCTTTAAAGAGAACCTCAATTCTG ACCGTGGTCCGGTGCTTGTGAACACCTTGGTGGATTATTACCTGGAAACCAATTCTCAGCCTGTATTGCACATCCTGACTACCTTGCAAGAGCCACATGATAAG GTGGACACGGACGCCATTGTCCTCACAACAGGGGCCTTAGTGTTGGTAACCGTGCTACCGATGATTCCACAGTCGGGGAAGCAGCACCTTCGtgatttctttgatatttttggcCGTCTTTCGTCATGGTGCCTGAAGAAACCAG gccACGTAACGGAAATCTATCTCGTCCACCTCCACGCCAGCGTTTACGCTCTCTTCCATCGCCTGTATGGGATGTACCCTTGCAACTTTGTCTCCTTCCTACGTTCTCACTACAGTATGAAGGAGAACCTGGAGACTTTTGAAGAGGTGGTCAAG CCAATGATGGAGCATGTGCGAATTCACCCAGAATTAGTGACTGGATccaaggaccatgaactggaccCTCGAAG GTGGAAGAGATTAGAAACACATGATGTTGTCATAGAATGTGCCAAAATCTCTCTGGACCCTACAGAAGCCTCATATGAAGATGGCTATTCTGTGTCTCACCAAATCTCAGCCCGTTTTCCTCATCGTTCAGCCGATGTCACCGCCAGCTCTTATGTTGACACACAGAATAGCTATG GCAATGCTACTTCTACCCCTCACTCCACTTCTCGGCTGATGTTGTTAAACACGCCAGGGCAGCTACCTCAGACTCTGAGTTCCCTGTCGACACGGCTGTTAACTGAGCCGCCACAA GCTACTCTTTGGAGCCCATCTGTGGTTTGTGGGATGACCACTCCTCCAACTTCTCCTGGAAATGTCCCACCTGATTTGTCACACCCTTACAGTAAAGTCTTTGGTACAGCGG GTAGAAAAGGAACTCCTCTGGGAACCCCTGCAacctctcctcctccagccccaccctgccATTCGGACGACTACGTGCACATTTCACTCCCGCAGGCCATGGCCACAGCCCCCAAGAAG gaagagagaacagattCTGCAAGGCCCTGTCTACATAGACAACACCATCTTCCGAATGACAGAGGATTAG AAGAGCTGCCTGGGAGCAAAGGGTCTGTCGCTCTCAGTGACCTGCCAGGGTTTTTAGGTGGCCTGGCTTCTGAAGAAGATAGCAttgaaaaggataaagaagaag CGGCAATATCTAAAGAACTCTCCGAGATCACAACAGCCGACGCCGAGCCCCTAGCTCCTCGCGGAGGCTTTGACTCTCCCTTCTACCGGGACAGTCTCCCGGGCTGCCCGCGGAAGACCCACTCAGCTGTCTCCAGTGCCCAGGGCACCGGTGCGAACCCTGAGCCTCTGAACTCCGCCCTGGACAGGCTGGGGCCTGACACCCCAAAGCAAGCCTTTACCCCCATAGACCTGCCCTGCGGAGGCGCCGAGGAGAGCCCTGCCGGGGACAGAGAGCACCAGGCCTCTCTGGAGAGCAGCATCCTCACTCCCAGCCCTTTTAAAATCCCACCTCAGAGGGGAGTGGGGTTTGGCGGTGGGCAGCCTCCCCCATACGATCATCTTTTTGAGGTGGCACTGCCAAAGACTGCCCGTCATTTTGTCAGCAAGAAGACGGAGGGACTGCTAAAGAAAGCAAAAGGGAACACGGAGGAGGACTTcatgccctctgcctcccccatGGAAGTGCTGGACAGACTGATACAGCAAGGGGCAGACGCGCACAGCAAGGAGCTCAACAG gTTGTCTTTACCCAGCAAGTCTGTCGACTGGACCCACTTCGGAG GCTCCGCTCCCTCAGATGAGACCCGCGCCCTCCGTAACCAGTTGCTTTTACTGCACGACCAGTTACTCTATGAGCGTTTTAAGAGGCAGCAGCACGCACTTCGGAACAGGCGGCTCCTGCGCAAGGTGACCAGGGCAGCCGCTCTGGAGGAGCACAACGCTGCCATG AAAGACCAGTTGAAGTTACAAGAGAAAGACATCCAGATATGGAAGGTTAGTCTGCAGAAGGAACAAGCCAGATACAGTCAGCTTCAGGAGCAGCGAGACACGGTGGTCACCCAGCTCCACAGCCAGATCAGACAGCTTCAGCATGACCGGGAGGAGTTCTACAACCAGAGCCAGGAGTTACAG ACGAAGCTGGAGGACTGCAGGAACATGATCGCGGAGCTGCGCATAGAACTGAAGAAGGCCAACAGCAAGGTGTGCCACACCGAGCTGCTGCTCAGCCAGGTGTCTCAGAAG CTCTCAAATAGTGAGTCGGTCCAACAGCAGATGGAGTTCTTGAACAGGCAGCTGTTGGTTCTTGGGGAAGTCAACGAGCTGTATTTGGAACAACTGCAGAACAAGCATTCAGACACCACAAAG gaaGTAGAAATGATGAAAACTGCATATcggaaagaactagaaaaaaacagaagccatGTTCTCCAGCAGAATCAGAGGCTGGATACTGCTCAGAAACGGATTTTGGAACTGGAATCTCATCTAGCCAAGAAAGACCACCTTCTTttggaacagaaaaaatatttagaggaTGTCAAACTCCAGGCAAG AGGACAGCTGCAGGCCGCAGAGAGCAGGTATGAAGCTCAGAAGAGGATCACCCAAGTGTTTGAATTGGAGATCTTAGATTTATACGGCAGGTTGGAGAAGGATGGCCTCCTGAAaaaacttgaagaagaaaaaacagaagcagcCGAAGCAGCGGAAGAAAG GCTCGACTGTTGTCGTGACGGCTGCTCGGATTCTGTGACAGGGCACAACAATGAAGAGGCATCTGGCCCTAACGGGGAGACCAAGCCCCCCAGGCCCGGCGGCGCCCGGGGCGGTAGCGGAAGTAGAGGAGGCggaggcggcagcagcagcagcagcagcggcggcggcagtgAGCTTTCTACCCCAGAGAAACCCCCAAACCCGAGGGTGGGCCCATGCAGCAGTCGGTGGGAGACTGCCGTGGGAGAGCCCACTACGGGCATCCCTATGACTGTCGGCTCACTTCCTAGTTCAAAAAGCTTCCTGGGCATGAAGGCTCGAGAGCTATTTCGTAATAAGAGTGAGAGCCAGTGCGATGAGGACAGCCTGACCAGCAGTAGCCTTTCTGAGACCCTAAAGACAGAGCTGGGCAAAGACTCGGGTGTGGAAGCCAAGCCACCCCTGAACCTAGACGGCCCGCAGCCACCTCCCCCAAAGCCAGACAGCGTGGGACAGCTCCGCATCATGGACTACAACGAGGCACAGCACGAGCACAGCTAG